The Oleiphilus messinensis DNA segment GGTTTTACGCAGTTTTAGTTTCATTTTTATGACAAAAGGAATGATGCGTCAGTCCAATGAGCTCATACAGAATTGAGCTGCGATTCAAAATAAATGAAGATCAACTCTGCCGGATTGGTTTGAGCGATAGAATCCCGACATCAGCAATACGACATACCAGCAATTTAAATTCAATCCGGCGAAAAACGATCAAATACAAAGTGCGATTAGCTCATATCGATCACAAAGCGACCACTTCCACCACCATTTTCCGGCTGGGACTGCCCTCTGAAAATCACCTGTCATGTTTTAGTCATACATACTTTCTACTTTCACGCTCACGCAACACGGATGCAGTCGATACGCATTCAAAACTCATAGAAACCCAGAACAGGAAAGTGAAATGTATAAATCAGGTTTACCGTTATTGGTACTTGCCGCATTGTTAGGCGGATGTAACAGCGACGATAATGACAGTCCCAATCCCGATAACCAGAACACCGGCACGGCTGTCAAAAGCGATCTCGTAACGGCAACACACTACAGTGACATTGCCGATGCCACGGTATGGCAAGATCCCGAGAACCAGAATAAACACCGATTGATCGTCACACTTGAGGGCGATGGCCTTGCCGTTTTTGACGAAAATGGTTCAGAAGTGTTCCACGATGACAGCAGTGAATTCCTGGGTGCCGATATTCGTTACGGCATCAAAGACATCAACGGAAACGCAGTTGATCTACTGGCTGTAGGCTTACCGGAAGAAGAAAGCATTCGCTTTTTTTCAGTATTTGATAACACCATCGAACCACTCGGCGACATTTCACTTCCCGTAGAGCCGTCTGCAATCTGTCTGTACAAAAACATTACCACCGGCGAACTCACCGCCACTGCGACCTCCGAAGAGGGCGATGTCATCCAGTACAAGATTGAATTTGAAAACGGACAGATCAGCAGTACTGTGAATGATGAGTTTGGCGATCCCATAGCAGTCAGACATTTCAACGTCGGGGGCGAACTGAGTGCCTGCATTATTGACGATCAGAACGCTACGCTTTATGTCGCCGAGCAAGACCTCGGCATTTGGGCCTATGGATCCGATGCCGAGAATGTGAAAGAACGGCGTTTGGTGGATAGCATAGAACCACTGGGCCATCTGCAAGAAGTGGAAGGTCTCGAAATGGTCTATCAGCCCAACGGTAAGGGCTATTTGATTGCGGCAGATGAAGGTGCAGGGTTTCTGGTCTATTCCCGTGACAACAACAATGATTATTTAGGGAAGTTTGAAGTCGATGGTATCGAAGAGGCCAAAGCCCTTGCCGTTGCTAATCAGGCCCTGTGGCTGGCCAATACGGAAGCAGATGAGCCAGTATATGAACGCGTTTCAACCGAATCCCTGTCTCGAAAGCTTCCTGATCTGGATGTCAGCTTTTCAAACATTATCGATCATCGTCAACTGCACGTTACAGGTGTCTCGTTAGTTGCTGCCAGCGGCGAAACCAAAGAAGTGGATGATGATGGTGACGCAGCAGATGATCCAGCATTCTGGCTGAACCCCGACGATGTCAGCCAAAGCCTGATTATTGCCACCAACAAACAAGGTGGTCTGATGGCATATGACCTTCAGGGCAAAGAGATTCAATACCTTGAAGGCGGCGAACCCAATAACGTGGATATTCGCAGCGACGTAACGGACTGGGATGGATCGACCTTTTCTCTGGCAGCAGCATCCAACCGGGAACTGAATACGATTCCACTGTATAAAATCAGCGCAGCTTCCGACAACAATCCGCCTATTCAGCCATTAACCGCAATAGGAGAGCAAATTCA contains these protein-coding regions:
- a CDS encoding phytase; its protein translation is MYKSGLPLLVLAALLGGCNSDDNDSPNPDNQNTGTAVKSDLVTATHYSDIADATVWQDPENQNKHRLIVTLEGDGLAVFDENGSEVFHDDSSEFLGADIRYGIKDINGNAVDLLAVGLPEEESIRFFSVFDNTIEPLGDISLPVEPSAICLYKNITTGELTATATSEEGDVIQYKIEFENGQISSTVNDEFGDPIAVRHFNVGGELSACIIDDQNATLYVAEQDLGIWAYGSDAENVKERRLVDSIEPLGHLQEVEGLEMVYQPNGKGYLIAADEGAGFLVYSRDNNNDYLGKFEVDGIEEAKALAVANQALWLANTEADEPVYERVSTESLSRKLPDLDVSFSNIIDHRQLHVTGVSLVAASGETKEVDDDGDAADDPAFWLNPDDVSQSLIIATNKQGGLMAYDLQGKEIQYLEGGEPNNVDIRSDVTDWDGSTFSLAAASNRELNTIPLYKISAASDNNPPIQPLTAIGEQIHGAAAELKSNVDEVYGLCLYQAHNGTPYVFVNGKNGTIEQWELSFQASGVEGEIVRTLSVATQPEGCVVDDETHTLYLGEEDHGIWSFSAEPAAATTGTLLASTDGEQLVADVEGLTIYNSGNEKYLIASSQGNNTYVIYDLNNSFEIVGTFAIIGNDTLGVDGASDTDGIVATSANLGAAYPEGMFIAQDWYNIDPAYQLENQNFKLVSWKAIIERVR